A single Bacillus sp. HMF5848 DNA region contains:
- the smc gene encoding chromosome segregation protein SMC: MFLKRLDIVGFKSFAERVSIDFVSGVTAVVGPNGSGKSNITDSIRWVLGEQSAKSLRGAKMEDIIFAGSDSRKALNVAEVTLTLDNEDHFLPIDYHEVSVTRCVYRSGDSEFFINKQACRLKDIIDLFMDSGLGREAFSIISQGKVEEILSSKAEERRTIFEEAAGVLKYKTRKKKAEYKLAETQENLNRVTDILYELEQQIEPLQVQSSIAKDYLQQKEELEKSEVSLMVHDIEERYEKWEQLKESYEKTSDLELASATELQKHEANLTEKREQLQALDESIEDLQQVLLLTSEELEKLEGRKEVLKERKKNTEQNKQQLIDQAAELTKRKSELQEAVQQETVKKADLVNELDIVKADLDEKDKLVQTYSENIEEEIEQLKSDYIELLNEQATQRNEQSHISSQLKQHETKSTRLLENNKKYVEQRIDIETRKDQLHANLAITQKELNDQIVQFREQQRHIEQLKGQYQKKESLLYQAYQYLQQVKSRKTALEEMQDDYAGFYQGVKEVLKAKETHLTGVEGAVAEVIQVPKVYETAIEIALGPAMQHVVVATEHDARQAIQYLKQHSFGRATFLPLTVIKERVLSSSDVVRMSSHPAFVGVAADIITCDEKYRKVVSNLLGTVVITKDLKGANELAKLVNHRCRFVTVEGDVVNPGGSMTGGAVKQKGTSLLSRNRELEEIQNKLSDMEGKTKELEVEVKQVKLKITTSEENLDNLRQTGEKLRLSEQAVRSDIKQIEMEEKNVNEQLSIYDSEQANLTADKYQLSERYKELVSSLEGKAEEIRLLDKKIKQLTEQKQQNQTSKEALQAELTELKVFHAEKKQQFANVTTTLSRLTEELTATSKKLTYINEDLDLLKSGMYTDENDVEKLQEAASDKQAEKNNVIQLISVRREERLNLQATIEHKEQELKELKRQVKQFNDVLKDYEVKINRLDVELDNLLHHLREEYMMSFEAAKEAYPLQIEVSEARKRVKLIKLAIEELGTVNLGAIDEYERVSERFEFLTEQKDDLITAKETLFKVIGEMDDEMNKRFEETFVAIKSHFESVFQALFGGGRADLVLTDPQDLLHTGVEIVAQPPGKKLQNLGLLSGGERALTAIALLFSILKVRPVPFCVLDEVEAALDEANVQRFAQYLRKFSKETQFIVITHRKGTMEGADVLYGVTMQESGVSKLVSVRLEEQKALIHEG, from the coding sequence ATGTTCCTCAAGAGGTTAGATATTGTAGGGTTTAAATCTTTTGCAGAAAGAGTTTCTATAGATTTTGTATCAGGAGTAACGGCGGTTGTTGGTCCAAATGGATCTGGAAAGAGTAACATCACAGATTCTATTCGTTGGGTGTTAGGTGAGCAATCAGCAAAGTCATTACGTGGCGCAAAGATGGAAGATATAATTTTTGCGGGGAGTGATTCCCGAAAAGCACTAAATGTAGCTGAAGTGACATTGACTCTTGATAACGAAGATCATTTTTTACCAATAGATTATCACGAAGTCAGTGTAACTCGTTGTGTATATCGTTCTGGTGATAGTGAATTTTTTATAAATAAACAAGCTTGTCGTTTAAAAGACATTATTGATTTATTTATGGATTCAGGTCTTGGCAGAGAAGCTTTTTCTATCATAAGCCAAGGGAAAGTAGAAGAGATTTTAAGTAGTAAGGCAGAAGAACGACGGACTATTTTTGAAGAAGCAGCAGGCGTGTTGAAGTATAAAACTAGAAAGAAAAAAGCTGAGTATAAGCTAGCAGAAACACAAGAAAACTTAAATAGAGTCACAGACATTTTGTATGAACTTGAACAGCAAATTGAGCCTCTCCAAGTTCAGTCATCTATTGCCAAAGATTATTTGCAGCAAAAGGAAGAACTGGAGAAAAGTGAAGTATCTTTGATGGTTCATGACATTGAAGAAAGATACGAAAAATGGGAGCAACTAAAAGAGTCTTATGAAAAAACAAGTGATCTTGAACTAGCGTCTGCTACAGAGTTGCAAAAGCATGAGGCAAATCTTACAGAAAAACGTGAGCAGCTTCAGGCGCTTGATGAATCAATTGAAGATTTACAGCAGGTGTTACTTTTAACAAGTGAGGAACTCGAGAAACTTGAAGGTCGTAAAGAGGTATTAAAAGAACGAAAGAAAAATACTGAGCAAAATAAGCAGCAATTAATAGATCAGGCGGCTGAACTTACGAAGAGAAAAAGTGAACTTCAAGAAGCTGTTCAGCAAGAGACAGTTAAGAAAGCAGATTTAGTTAACGAACTAGATATAGTAAAAGCTGATTTAGACGAAAAAGATAAACTTGTTCAAACCTATAGTGAAAATATTGAGGAAGAAATTGAACAGCTAAAAAGTGACTATATTGAGCTTTTAAATGAACAGGCGACACAACGAAATGAACAGTCTCATATTAGCTCACAATTAAAACAGCATGAAACCAAGTCTACTCGTTTACTAGAAAACAATAAAAAATATGTTGAGCAACGCATTGATATTGAAACAAGAAAAGATCAACTACATGCTAATTTAGCAATAACTCAAAAAGAACTTAATGATCAAATTGTACAGTTTCGTGAACAACAAAGACACATCGAACAGTTAAAAGGGCAGTACCAGAAGAAAGAATCACTATTATATCAAGCTTATCAATATTTACAGCAAGTGAAATCTCGTAAAACGGCACTAGAAGAAATGCAAGATGATTATGCGGGTTTTTATCAAGGAGTAAAAGAAGTATTAAAGGCTAAAGAAACTCATTTAACAGGTGTTGAAGGCGCCGTTGCAGAAGTTATACAAGTACCAAAGGTGTATGAAACGGCAATTGAGATTGCACTTGGACCTGCGATGCAACACGTTGTAGTCGCTACTGAACATGATGCAAGACAAGCTATTCAATATTTAAAACAACACTCCTTTGGTCGCGCTACTTTTCTACCGTTAACAGTCATTAAAGAGAGAGTATTATCTTCCTCTGACGTAGTAAGAATGTCTAGTCATCCCGCTTTCGTCGGGGTAGCAGCAGATATCATTACTTGTGATGAAAAGTATCGAAAAGTCGTCTCAAACCTACTTGGTACGGTTGTTATTACAAAGGATTTAAAAGGAGCAAATGAACTAGCTAAGCTTGTTAATCATCGCTGTCGTTTTGTAACAGTTGAAGGAGACGTTGTAAACCCTGGTGGATCAATGACTGGCGGGGCGGTTAAGCAAAAAGGTACATCATTATTAAGTAGGAATCGAGAACTTGAAGAGATTCAAAATAAGCTTTCAGATATGGAAGGCAAGACTAAAGAGTTAGAAGTAGAGGTAAAACAGGTAAAATTAAAAATTACTACCTCGGAAGAAAATCTTGACAATTTACGTCAAACAGGTGAAAAATTACGACTGTCAGAACAGGCTGTCCGCAGTGATATTAAACAGATAGAGATGGAAGAAAAAAATGTAAATGAGCAGTTATCAATTTATGATAGTGAGCAAGCTAACCTAACTGCTGATAAGTACCAACTCAGTGAGAGGTATAAAGAACTCGTATCTTCTTTAGAAGGTAAGGCGGAAGAAATACGGCTACTCGATAAAAAAATAAAACAGTTAACCGAACAAAAGCAGCAAAATCAAACCAGTAAAGAAGCATTACAAGCAGAGCTAACCGAACTGAAAGTGTTTCATGCTGAGAAAAAGCAACAGTTCGCCAATGTTACTACTACTTTATCAAGACTAACAGAAGAATTAACAGCTACTAGTAAAAAGTTAACGTATATAAATGAAGACCTAGATTTATTGAAATCAGGTATGTACACAGACGAGAATGACGTGGAAAAACTTCAAGAGGCAGCTTCCGATAAGCAGGCTGAGAAAAATAACGTAATTCAATTGATATCCGTTCGTCGTGAAGAACGATTAAACCTTCAGGCTACCATTGAACATAAAGAACAAGAATTAAAGGAGCTTAAAAGGCAAGTAAAACAGTTCAATGACGTTTTAAAAGACTATGAGGTTAAAATAAACCGTCTAGACGTTGAACTTGATAACCTGTTACATCATTTGCGGGAAGAGTACATGATGTCATTTGAGGCGGCAAAAGAGGCTTATCCTCTTCAAATTGAAGTTTCCGAAGCACGAAAAAGGGTTAAGCTTATCAAGTTAGCAATTGAGGAGCTTGGAACCGTAAATCTTGGTGCCATTGATGAATATGAACGAGTGTCCGAAAGATTTGAATTCCTAACTGAACAAAAGGATGATTTAATTACTGCTAAAGAAACTTTATTTAAAGTAATTGGTGAAATGGATGATGAAATGAATAAACGCTTTGAAGAGACTTTCGTAGCAATTAAATCTCATTTTGAATCTGTATTTCAGGCTTTGTTTGGTGGAGGAAGAGCTGATTTAGTCCTTACTGATCCGCAAGATTTGCTCCATACGGGTGTTGAAATTGTTGCACAACCACCAGGGAAAAAGCTACAAAATTTAGGTTTACTATCAGGGGGAGAACGAGCACTGACGGCCATTGCATTATTGTTTTCTATCCTAAAGGTACGCCCTGTTCCTTTCTGTGTACTTGATGAAGTTGAAGCAGCTCTTGATGAAGCAAACGTACAGAGATTTGCACAATATTTACGTAAATTTAGCAAAGAAACACAGTTTATTGTTATCACACATCGAAAAGGTACGATGGAGGGAGCGGATGTATTGTATGGTGTAACTATGCAAGAGTCTGGTGTCTCTAAGCTAGTATCAGTTAGATTAGAAGAACAAAAGGCATTAATACATGAAGGTTAG
- the ftsY gene encoding signal recognition particle-docking protein FtsY has translation MNFFKKLKEKITQQTDSVTEKFKEGLTKTRDNFSEKVNDLVARYRKVDEDFFEELEEILIGADVGVATVMDLIDELKTEVKRRNIQDTKEVQAVISEKLVEIYKDSSETNDNTALNIQDNDLTVILFVGVNGVGKTTTIGKLAHKFKSEGKNVLLAAGDTFRAGAIEQLEVWGQRVGVDVIKQSAGSDPAAVMYDAVQAAKSRKADILLCDTAGRLQNKVNLMKELEKVKKVIEREIPGAPHEVLLVLDATTGQNAMSQAKQFSEATDVSGIVLTKLDGTAKGGIVLAIRNELHIPVKLVGLGEKMEDLQEFSAEQYVYGLFANLIDEQE, from the coding sequence ATGAATTTTTTTAAAAAGCTTAAAGAAAAAATTACACAGCAAACAGACTCAGTAACTGAAAAATTTAAAGAAGGTTTAACTAAAACACGTGATAATTTCTCTGAGAAGGTCAACGATTTAGTAGCAAGATATCGTAAGGTTGATGAGGATTTCTTTGAAGAGCTTGAGGAGATCTTAATTGGTGCCGATGTTGGTGTAGCAACAGTAATGGATTTAATTGATGAGTTGAAAACAGAAGTAAAACGACGTAATATTCAAGACACAAAGGAAGTACAAGCCGTTATTTCTGAAAAGCTTGTTGAAATTTACAAAGATTCTAGTGAAACTAACGATAATACTGCTTTAAATATTCAGGATAATGATCTTACTGTTATTTTATTCGTAGGTGTTAATGGGGTTGGAAAAACAACAACTATTGGAAAACTCGCTCACAAGTTTAAATCAGAAGGGAAAAATGTATTATTAGCAGCAGGAGATACGTTCCGTGCAGGTGCAATTGAACAGTTAGAGGTATGGGGACAACGTGTCGGTGTGGACGTAATTAAGCAGTCAGCAGGATCAGACCCTGCTGCTGTAATGTATGATGCGGTTCAAGCAGCAAAGTCGCGTAAAGCAGATATATTACTGTGTGATACAGCAGGTCGCCTTCAAAATAAAGTAAACTTGATGAAAGAACTGGAAAAAGTAAAAAAAGTGATTGAACGTGAAATTCCTGGTGCACCTCATGAAGTACTGTTAGTTTTAGACGCAACAACGGGTCAAAATGCCATGAGTCAAGCAAAGCAATTCTCTGAAGCGACAGATGTATCGGGTATAGTTTTAACAAAGCTAGATGGTACTGCAAAGGGTGGTATTGTCCTTGCGATTCGAAACGAGTTACATATACCGGTTAAACTTGTTGGACTTGGAGAAAAAATGGAGGATTTACAAGAGTTTAGTGCTGAACAATATGTATATGGTCTATTTGCAAATTTAATTGATGAACAAGAATAA
- a CDS encoding metallophosphoesterase: MTTEKIAIISDIHGNIPALTAVLTDIKNRQIQRIFCLGDLIGKGPSGDKAVDIVQEVCEVVIQGNWDNFITNETNDETLLWHQDVLGKERLQYLKNLPFSFDFTLSGRNIRLFHASAKSVHHRVQAWDGFDELMSMFTNTEKTGYEIEAHVVGYGDVHYSYFQPIRDRIVFNTGSVGNPLDIPLGSYMIIEGTSETSLNSPFSIQNVRVPYDIDEAIRQAREVNMPQLEEYELELRTAKYRGLKE; this comes from the coding sequence ATGACGACTGAAAAAATTGCGATTATCTCTGATATACATGGAAATATACCAGCGTTGACTGCGGTCTTAACAGACATAAAAAATCGTCAAATTCAAAGGATTTTTTGCTTAGGAGATTTAATTGGAAAAGGACCATCTGGAGATAAAGCTGTTGATATCGTACAAGAAGTATGTGAAGTTGTTATTCAAGGTAACTGGGATAACTTTATAACAAATGAAACGAATGATGAAACTTTACTTTGGCATCAAGATGTACTTGGTAAGGAGCGATTGCAGTATTTAAAAAACCTTCCCTTTTCATTTGATTTTACTTTAAGTGGACGTAATATTCGTTTGTTTCATGCATCAGCTAAAAGTGTTCATCATCGTGTCCAAGCTTGGGATGGGTTTGACGAGCTTATGAGCATGTTTACCAATACAGAAAAAACAGGGTATGAAATCGAAGCACACGTTGTAGGATACGGGGACGTTCATTATTCTTACTTCCAGCCTATTCGTGACCGAATAGTTTTTAATACCGGGAGTGTTGGTAATCCTTTAGATATACCTTTAGGTTCTTATATGATTATTGAAGGCACATCTGAAACTAGTCTAAATAGCCCATTCTCTATACAAAATGTTCGTGTACCATATGATATAGACGAAGCAATTCGTCAAGCACGCGAAGTTAATATGCCACAGTTAGAGGAATACGAGTTAGAGTTACGAACTGCAAAATATCGTGGTTTAAAGGAGTAA
- a CDS encoding VanZ family protein, with product MKLSKIHKTLFVLYALCLVYLMFLSDVRTAGGYYSYNIVPFATIKNYFINFRYFNIDTWIINIVGNVIVFVPFGLFLPLMNKRLRKPILFIVVFIAIITSLEMLQFIFAVGSFDVDDILLNTIGAVIGLFITYRNKGTKS from the coding sequence ATGAAATTATCGAAAATACACAAAACTCTATTTGTTTTGTATGCATTGTGTCTAGTATATTTGATGTTTTTAAGTGATGTTAGAACTGCGGGTGGGTATTATAGCTATAACATCGTACCGTTCGCGACGATCAAAAATTATTTTATAAATTTTCGTTATTTTAATATAGATACGTGGATTATTAATATAGTTGGTAATGTGATTGTATTTGTGCCCTTTGGATTGTTTTTACCGTTAATGAACAAACGACTGCGAAAGCCGATACTGTTTATAGTTGTATTTATCGCAATTATTACATCACTTGAGATGCTGCAATTTATATTTGCTGTTGGTAGCTTCGATGTAGATGATATTCTACTTAATACAATTGGTGCGGTCATTGGCCTTTTTATCACATATCGCAATAAGGGGACTAAGTCTTGA
- a CDS encoding ATP-binding protein has product MERLSNNETQRLLKPMKQIIRDYELISDGDRIAVGLSGGKDSSTLLYLLTKLQWFGPTTFEIVPISLSLGFKNMEIEPLIQFVERLGHSLHIVPTDISKVVFDYRQEKNPCSLCAKLRHGILYEEANALNCNKVAYGHHLDDAIETFFLNFLYQGRFGTFKPLSYLDRTQLAIIRPLITIEEKHIQQFVIAKKIPIIYNPCPADKQTKREEIKQLINQLAQNYPDIRHKFINAVSEVDMDKFWLNK; this is encoded by the coding sequence ATGGAGCGTTTATCTAATAACGAAACACAAAGACTATTAAAACCAATGAAGCAAATAATACGTGATTATGAACTTATTTCGGACGGTGACCGTATTGCAGTAGGATTATCTGGTGGTAAAGATAGTTCAACCTTGCTTTATTTACTTACGAAATTACAATGGTTTGGTCCTACCACATTCGAAATAGTTCCCATATCTCTAAGCTTAGGTTTTAAGAACATGGAGATTGAACCACTCATTCAATTCGTAGAGCGGTTAGGACATTCACTACATATTGTCCCAACAGATATAAGTAAGGTTGTATTTGACTATCGCCAAGAAAAAAACCCTTGTTCTTTATGCGCCAAATTAAGACATGGGATTTTATATGAAGAAGCTAACGCTTTAAATTGCAATAAAGTCGCCTATGGGCATCACTTAGATGATGCCATTGAGACCTTTTTCTTGAATTTTCTGTACCAAGGACGGTTTGGTACTTTTAAGCCATTATCTTATTTAGATCGCACACAATTAGCAATTATAAGACCGTTGATTACCATTGAAGAAAAACACATCCAACAATTTGTTATTGCTAAAAAAATCCCAATCATTTATAATCCTTGTCCAGCTGATAAGCAAACTAAACGTGAAGAAATAAAGCAATTGATAAATCAATTAGCTCAAAATTATCCTGACATACGTCACAAATTTATAAATGCCGTAAGCGAAGTTGACATGGATAAATTTTGGCTTAACAAATAA